A window from Neobacillus sp. PS3-40 encodes these proteins:
- a CDS encoding amino acid ABC transporter permease, with the protein MNRVDVMIAALPILLQGLKVTLYIFVLAITLGFLLGLVVALLRLAPFKILNWIAKIYVDAIRGTPFIVQLFFIYFGINSFHIISLNSTTAGIVTVAINAGAYFAEIIRAGIQSIDKGQTEAARSIGLTGAQTMLHVVLPQAFRRMLPTITNQSIISLKDTSLLSIIGIADLTQQGQIQAAATFEVFKIWLAVGIIYFIVIYLLSVLANFVERRFELR; encoded by the coding sequence ATGAATCGGGTGGATGTAATGATTGCCGCCTTGCCTATTTTACTTCAAGGGCTTAAGGTAACCCTTTATATATTTGTTTTAGCAATTACTTTAGGCTTTCTGCTTGGTTTAGTGGTGGCATTATTGAGACTTGCACCATTTAAGATTTTGAACTGGATAGCAAAGATTTATGTTGATGCCATCCGCGGAACACCTTTTATTGTTCAATTGTTTTTTATTTACTTTGGGATCAATTCGTTCCATATCATTTCATTAAACAGTACAACCGCGGGAATTGTCACTGTTGCGATTAATGCAGGGGCTTACTTTGCCGAGATTATCAGGGCTGGCATTCAGTCCATTGATAAGGGGCAAACAGAAGCTGCGAGATCAATTGGTCTAACTGGTGCACAAACGATGCTACATGTGGTATTGCCTCAAGCATTTAGAAGAATGCTTCCTACTATTACGAATCAATCCATCATTAGCTTAAAAGATACTTCTCTTTTATCCATTATTGGGATAGCTGACTTAACACAGCAAGGGCAAATCCAAGCTGCAGCAACCTTTGAAGTATTCAAGATTTGGCTTGCTGTAGGTATCATTTACTTTATCGTCATTTATTTATTATCTGTGCTTGCTAATTTCGTCGAGAGGAGGTTTGAGCTACGATGA
- a CDS encoding amino acid ABC transporter ATP-binding protein, whose product MNIITVKNLRKSFGNVEVLKDINAEVKEKEVVCVIGPSGSGKSTFLRCLNRLEDISGGHVIINGHDITDSKININKVRQEVGMVFQSFNLFPHKTVLQNITLGPIKVRATAKEAAEKVALELLDKVGLREKANSYPGELSGGQKQRVAIARALAMNPKIMLFDEPTSALDPEMVGDVLEVMKQLAKEGMTMVVVTHEMGFAREVGDRVIFMDGGYIVEENEPNELFSNPQHNRTKAFLSKVL is encoded by the coding sequence ATGAACATTATAACCGTAAAGAACCTGAGAAAGTCTTTTGGAAATGTAGAAGTGTTAAAAGATATTAATGCAGAAGTGAAAGAAAAAGAGGTAGTATGTGTTATTGGTCCATCTGGTTCAGGAAAAAGTACATTCCTGCGTTGCTTAAACCGACTTGAAGATATTTCGGGCGGCCATGTGATTATAAATGGGCATGATATTACTGATTCAAAGATCAATATTAATAAAGTGAGACAAGAAGTTGGGATGGTTTTCCAATCCTTTAATCTTTTTCCACATAAAACGGTTCTACAAAACATCACGCTTGGTCCAATTAAGGTTCGTGCGACTGCGAAAGAGGCAGCTGAAAAGGTAGCACTTGAATTGCTAGATAAAGTAGGACTACGAGAAAAAGCAAATAGTTATCCAGGAGAATTATCTGGGGGGCAAAAGCAACGGGTTGCAATTGCGAGAGCATTAGCGATGAATCCGAAAATTATGCTGTTTGACGAACCGACTTCAGCCTTAGACCCAGAGATGGTTGGAGATGTACTAGAGGTCATGAAGCAGCTTGCAAAAGAGGGAATGACCATGGTCGTTGTTACCCATGAAATGGGATTCGCACGAGAAGTCGGTGACCGAGTGATCTTCATGGACGGCGGTTATATTGTTGAGGAAAATGAACCAAATGAATTATTCAGCAACCCGCAGCATAACCGGACAAAAGCGTTCTTAAGTAAGGTGCTTTAG
- a CDS encoding ABC transporter permease — MKRIWAICSFEIKKTFLKRQSYLIMFGMPLLFTLLFGGLLGSSSPEKINIAFVDEDNTVLSKSLHGSLLNNELFKIKEMDQDVAVKQLKDKKLTGLLHVKKGFEQAMVSGKKPTVLFNYSPDFTSNAMVNQIVSNAISKMAIQTKASTIWNKYSKKSWEEMYSVLDNEIATSPPAIQKISITKNKKTEEMSNMSARSAGFSIMFVMIVMMSVTGVLLDARKTGVWYRLLSTPTTRLQLMAGYFLSFFLIGWIQFGILMASSTLLFGVHWGNPIGIFVLVSSLLLCVVGLGLFISSFVKTTEQQSALGSVVITATCMLAGVYWPLDIVPKFMQKIAEFIPQTWAMKGFTELIARGGSVMDIVAPVCVLLAFSLTFLVIGMTRIRYE, encoded by the coding sequence ATGAAAAGAATATGGGCCATTTGTTCATTTGAAATAAAAAAAACATTTTTAAAACGACAATCCTATCTCATCATGTTTGGTATGCCACTGCTGTTCACCCTGTTATTTGGTGGTTTACTAGGCAGTTCATCACCAGAAAAAATAAATATTGCCTTTGTTGACGAAGACAACACTGTCTTATCCAAAAGTCTCCATGGTTCCCTTTTAAACAATGAGCTTTTTAAAATAAAAGAAATGGATCAAGATGTAGCAGTCAAGCAATTGAAGGATAAAAAACTCACTGGCTTACTTCATGTAAAAAAAGGGTTTGAACAAGCAATGGTTTCAGGAAAAAAACCAACTGTTCTATTTAATTACAGTCCAGATTTTACAAGTAATGCAATGGTTAACCAAATTGTTTCAAATGCTATTTCAAAAATGGCCATTCAAACAAAGGCCTCGACAATTTGGAACAAGTACAGTAAAAAATCATGGGAAGAAATGTACAGTGTATTGGATAATGAGATAGCAACATCCCCTCCAGCTATTCAAAAAATCTCAATCACAAAAAATAAAAAGACAGAAGAAATGAGTAACATGTCAGCCAGGTCAGCAGGCTTTTCCATCATGTTTGTAATGATTGTGATGATGAGTGTAACAGGTGTTTTATTAGATGCTCGAAAAACAGGCGTATGGTACCGGCTACTATCAACACCAACTACAAGACTTCAACTAATGGCCGGATATTTTCTATCCTTCTTTTTAATTGGATGGATTCAGTTTGGAATTCTAATGGCTTCTTCTACCCTACTTTTTGGGGTTCATTGGGGAAATCCAATAGGTATCTTTGTCCTAGTATCATCCTTGTTATTATGTGTTGTTGGACTTGGCCTTTTCATCTCTAGCTTTGTGAAAACAACAGAACAGCAAAGTGCCCTCGGAAGTGTCGTTATTACCGCTACCTGTATGCTTGCTGGCGTTTATTGGCCATTAGATATTGTGCCAAAATTCATGCAAAAAATAGCTGAATTTATTCCACAAACATGGGCGATGAAGGGCTTTACTGAATTGATAGCACGGGGTGGTTCAGTCATGGATATTGTTGCACCTGTATGCGTGTTATTAGCATTCTCTCTCACATTTCTCGTGATTGGGATGACAAGAATTCGTTATGAATAA
- a CDS encoding ABC transporter permease has translation MKSLIIAWKDFKIRFTDRKGFFLMILFPILLTAILGSALSGVMGEESLPKTTVGIFQNDHDQIASTFVNDVLKGKELNDLVSVKKVDSEKKLKSFLQDEKVDVGIVIPSTWSKDLQQGKLKQVKLIVDPGKELKGTIIETILQTFVNRVDTISSSTKIILTNSAPFLSPSDMKDLSTQLIGSLEKVASSNSNYVKQGSVGKKQVSGMQYYAAAMAAMFLLFNVMNGVKSFINERETETLARLMSTPTSKFSVLVGKFLGILYFVIAQFSIFLIVTHLLFQINWGDNILQTILVAFAYSIAVSGLAMLFAAMITNSKTADTVGGIGVQVFSLLGGSMIPITVFPKTLQTISNIAPNKWALSSFIDIMSGTTWDALFLPMVVLLLIGMVSVTIGTWRLQVK, from the coding sequence ATGAAGAGTTTAATTATCGCTTGGAAGGATTTTAAGATCCGTTTTACGGACCGGAAAGGTTTCTTCCTTATGATCTTATTTCCAATTCTATTAACAGCTATCTTAGGTAGTGCGTTAAGTGGGGTGATGGGAGAAGAAAGCCTACCAAAAACCACTGTTGGTATTTTTCAGAATGACCATGACCAAATCGCCTCTACTTTCGTGAATGACGTTTTAAAAGGAAAAGAATTAAATGATTTAGTATCTGTTAAGAAAGTAGATTCTGAGAAAAAACTCAAATCCTTCTTACAAGACGAAAAAGTAGATGTTGGCATTGTTATACCAAGTACCTGGAGCAAGGACCTACAGCAAGGGAAATTAAAGCAAGTGAAGTTGATAGTGGACCCTGGAAAGGAATTGAAAGGCACGATTATTGAAACAATCCTTCAAACATTTGTTAATCGGGTTGACACGATCTCGTCTTCCACAAAAATCATTTTAACAAATTCAGCCCCGTTCCTCTCACCTAGTGATATGAAAGATTTGTCTACACAATTAATTGGTTCATTGGAAAAAGTAGCATCATCCAATTCAAACTATGTTAAACAAGGTTCTGTTGGAAAAAAACAGGTCAGTGGGATGCAATATTATGCCGCTGCTATGGCAGCCATGTTCCTATTATTTAATGTCATGAACGGAGTAAAATCCTTTATAAATGAAAGAGAAACAGAAACATTGGCCCGTTTAATGAGTACACCAACGAGTAAGTTTTCTGTTTTAGTAGGTAAATTTCTAGGTATTCTCTATTTTGTCATCGCACAGTTTAGTATATTCCTTATCGTGACCCACCTGCTTTTTCAAATCAATTGGGGCGATAACATCTTGCAAACGATTTTAGTAGCTTTTGCCTATTCCATTGCAGTATCTGGGCTAGCTATGCTTTTTGCAGCGATGATTACTAATAGTAAAACAGCCGATACGGTAGGTGGAATTGGCGTACAAGTATTTTCATTACTTGGTGGTTCCATGATTCCTATTACCGTTTTCCCAAAAACACTACAAACCATTTCAAATATTGCTCCGAATAAATGGGCACTATCAAGTTTCATCGATATCATGTCAGGAACTACCTGGGATGCACTATTTTTGCCAATGGTTGTTTTACTACTGATTGGAATGGTTTCAGTCACAATTGGAACTTGGCGATTACAAGTCAAATAG
- a CDS encoding ABC transporter ATP-binding protein yields the protein MLEVNSIRKSFGKIEVVKGVSFTVEKGEAFGLLGPNGAGKSTIISMICGLLPYDEGNIKVAGFSVEGKPMEIKRKIGVVPQDIALYPTMSALDNLLFWGKMYGLSGKQVVKRANEVLEFVGLLDRAKDKIETFSGGMKRRINIGAALMHKPELLIMDEPTVGIDPQSRNHILETVKELNNNGMTIIYTSHYMEEVEFLCKRIGIIDHGEVMAVGTKEDLCNRLSGGTIVKMEVNHFKKNLVDGLISLPLVEKVIVNDEENELEVLVSSGNQALGELVSTALKHNVEVSSIQVKEPNLETLFLQLTGRSLRD from the coding sequence ATGCTTGAGGTAAATAGTATAAGAAAAAGCTTTGGAAAAATAGAAGTTGTAAAAGGGGTATCGTTTACAGTTGAAAAAGGAGAGGCCTTTGGTTTACTCGGACCAAATGGCGCAGGAAAATCAACTATAATTTCAATGATATGCGGCCTCCTTCCTTACGATGAAGGGAACATTAAAGTGGCTGGTTTCTCAGTAGAGGGCAAACCAATGGAAATTAAACGGAAAATTGGGGTTGTTCCCCAGGATATTGCTTTATATCCAACCATGTCGGCACTGGACAATTTATTGTTTTGGGGAAAAATGTATGGCTTATCAGGGAAACAGGTAGTAAAGAGAGCAAATGAAGTTTTAGAGTTTGTTGGCTTACTTGATCGGGCGAAAGACAAAATTGAAACATTCTCAGGTGGAATGAAACGACGTATAAATATTGGTGCAGCTTTAATGCATAAACCAGAGTTATTAATCATGGATGAGCCAACAGTGGGGATAGATCCTCAATCTAGAAATCATATTTTGGAAACAGTCAAAGAACTTAATAATAATGGAATGACGATCATCTACACGAGTCACTATATGGAGGAAGTTGAATTTTTATGTAAACGTATTGGCATTATCGATCACGGTGAAGTCATGGCTGTTGGTACAAAAGAAGATCTATGCAATCGATTATCTGGAGGAACAATAGTGAAAATGGAAGTTAACCATTTCAAAAAAAACTTGGTGGATGGTTTAATTTCATTACCACTTGTAGAAAAAGTAATCGTGAATGATGAGGAAAATGAATTAGAGGTTCTAGTAAGTTCAGGTAATCAAGCTTTAGGAGAATTAGTTTCGACCGCTTTAAAACATAATGTTGAGGTTTCTTCTATTCAAGTCAAAGAACCCAACTTGGAAACATTATTTTTACAATTAACTGGGCGATCATTACGAGATTAA
- a CDS encoding response regulator transcription factor, producing the protein MIKIIIADDQDLMRDGLATILNLRPEINVIGTAKDGNEAFEKAKELMADLVLMDIRMPNTNGVQGTKLIRKHLPNVQVLMLTTFKDSELIFEALDEGASGYLLKDMATDTIVQAIMTVHSGGMVLPPDLTKQVLKELKRTKELESSKSMDEPPININELTTREIEVLKQLGYGLSNKEIAHKLFITEGTVKNHVSNIINKLQLRDRTQAAIYAVRYGITTFET; encoded by the coding sequence ATGATTAAAATTATTATAGCTGATGACCAAGATCTTATGAGAGATGGATTAGCCACCATATTAAATTTACGGCCAGAAATCAATGTGATTGGAACAGCAAAGGATGGAAATGAGGCATTTGAAAAAGCAAAGGAATTGATGGCTGACTTAGTATTAATGGACATTCGCATGCCAAATACGAATGGAGTTCAGGGAACAAAGCTGATTCGAAAGCATCTACCAAATGTACAGGTATTAATGTTAACTACCTTTAAGGACAGTGAACTAATCTTTGAAGCTTTGGATGAAGGCGCGAGCGGTTATCTCCTAAAGGATATGGCCACTGATACAATCGTTCAAGCCATTATGACCGTTCATTCGGGTGGGATGGTTTTACCCCCTGACTTAACAAAACAAGTACTAAAAGAATTAAAAAGAACAAAAGAACTAGAATCCTCTAAAAGCATGGATGAGCCTCCAATTAATATAAATGAATTAACTACTCGCGAAATAGAGGTTTTAAAGCAATTAGGGTATGGTTTAAGTAATAAAGAAATTGCTCATAAGCTTTTTATCACAGAAGGTACGGTTAAAAATCATGTCTCAAACATCATCAATAAATTACAACTTAGAGATCGAACTCAAGCAGCTATTTATGCAGTACGGTACGGGATTACCACCTTCGAAACATGA
- a CDS encoding sensor histidine kinase: protein MLKRPFSILSLTRVFMFILLCSIYYSLCEDGELWRKTFIIIAILLFIGNHLLLFSSLLKPHYIWFILLDFVLSACFGFIFAGETNMYFIMFGILAVTLFIRTDNKKVLYTYVGLFFITWILISFTTFRITKTISFSENIINLMFIIYGAVVGDLIRKLLIAKEKIADQYEQLSLSHQELSDVHEQLRSYSKQVEELTVIRERNQIAREIHDTVGHKMTALLVQLQIAREFMNLDLEESKHSIQNCEGLAREALEEIRTSVRTLHEDDGLITSFISTLQKLLKDFSQMTTIEVSLEINGDLSATPTSIQPTINRIIQESLTNSKRHGNATKCHVSIDCKPDFIHLYIKDNGIGTFQIQPSFGLLNMRERAMEHGGSIHYESKEGHGFIVKANFPLKQLLWSTRGIK, encoded by the coding sequence TTGTTAAAACGTCCCTTCAGTATATTAAGTTTAACCCGGGTTTTCATGTTCATACTTTTATGTTCAATTTATTATTCCTTATGTGAAGACGGTGAGCTTTGGCGCAAAACTTTTATCATTATTGCAATCCTATTATTCATTGGCAACCATTTACTTCTTTTTTCTTCCCTATTAAAACCACATTATATTTGGTTTATTTTACTTGATTTTGTATTAAGTGCTTGCTTTGGATTTATTTTTGCTGGTGAAACCAATATGTACTTTATCATGTTCGGAATCCTTGCTGTCACTTTATTTATTAGAACGGACAATAAAAAAGTTCTTTATACATATGTTGGTTTATTTTTTATTACTTGGATACTCATTTCATTTACTACTTTTAGAATAACAAAAACCATTAGTTTTTCTGAAAACATCATAAACTTAATGTTTATTATTTATGGGGCTGTTGTGGGTGACTTAATAAGGAAACTCTTAATAGCGAAAGAAAAGATAGCTGATCAATATGAGCAACTGAGTTTATCACATCAAGAATTATCTGATGTTCATGAACAATTAAGATCCTATTCTAAACAGGTGGAAGAATTGACCGTGATTCGGGAAAGAAACCAAATTGCTCGAGAAATTCATGATACAGTTGGTCATAAAATGACTGCCCTACTTGTCCAACTACAAATTGCTCGTGAGTTCATGAATCTAGATTTGGAAGAAAGTAAGCACTCCATTCAAAATTGCGAAGGGCTGGCAAGAGAAGCATTGGAAGAAATTCGTACATCCGTTAGGACATTACATGAGGATGATGGATTGATCACTAGCTTCATATCAACATTACAAAAGCTATTAAAAGATTTTTCTCAAATGACTACAATTGAAGTTTCTTTAGAAATAAACGGCGACCTATCTGCTACCCCAACGTCCATACAGCCTACCATCAATCGAATTATCCAAGAATCACTTACAAATTCCAAGCGCCATGGAAATGCAACAAAATGCCATGTTAGCATTGATTGCAAACCCGACTTTATCCATCTTTACATAAAAGATAATGGGATAGGCACTTTTCAAATACAACCTAGCTTTGGGCTATTAAATATGCGTGAACGTGCCATGGAGCATGGTGGATCCATCCATTATGAAAGTAAAGAAGGACATGGATTTATTGTGAAAGCGAACTTTCCATTGAAACAATTGTTATGGAGTACAAGGGGGATAAAATGA
- a CDS encoding MarR family transcriptional regulator: protein MDEHSLETIDLELAVLLRRLTSISTKKLGNLDRSAYLLLHQITSYGPAGVKALAEEFQLDISTVSRQTAALEQKGYVNRLPDPLDGRAYSFQITELGIKEFTEYQQLRFAKIAEILKDWSDEEQELFGRLLKKYNYSFRNR, encoded by the coding sequence ATGGATGAACATTCGCTTGAAACCATTGATCTTGAATTGGCAGTTCTACTTCGCCGTTTAACATCAATTTCAACCAAAAAACTAGGTAATCTTGATCGGTCTGCATATCTTTTACTACATCAAATAACCTCTTATGGTCCTGCTGGAGTAAAAGCCCTTGCGGAAGAATTCCAATTGGACATTTCTACAGTCAGCAGACAAACAGCAGCATTAGAACAAAAAGGATATGTGAACAGATTGCCAGATCCATTGGACGGAAGAGCGTACTCCTTTCAAATAACAGAGTTGGGAATAAAGGAATTTACTGAATACCAACAATTACGATTTGCAAAGATAGCAGAAATTCTAAAAGATTGGTCGGATGAAGAACAAGAACTGTTCGGACGACTTTTGAAAAAATATAACTATTCCTTCCGTAATAGATGA
- a CDS encoding EamA family transporter produces the protein MFWGYFYIILSATSFGLIPIFATYAYESGISTSTLLFLRFAFASIILFAYLFLKVKKWKITKRQLVFLILLGGILYSIQSTLYFTAVKYIPASLAALLLYLYPIFVAILSFFVNKEKLSKKIVLAIALSIVGIILVLGSPKGHISLIGILFASAAAVVYSIYIVIGDRVTKQISPMLTCAFISLFSAASLFMGGIFTHTLSFHFGKIGWVMAVCVAFFCSVVAMFTFFAGMNIIGPTKASILSMVEPVVTFILSTILFQEKMSVLQLIGGIVVLLGAILVVLAREKGQHNDNVIQSQIS, from the coding sequence ATGTTTTGGGGTTATTTTTATATTATTCTATCAGCTACGAGCTTTGGATTGATTCCTATTTTTGCTACTTATGCTTATGAGAGTGGAATTAGTACGTCAACACTTTTATTTCTACGATTTGCTTTTGCTTCCATTATCTTATTTGCTTATTTATTTCTAAAGGTCAAAAAGTGGAAAATCACGAAAAGGCAATTAGTGTTTCTTATTCTACTAGGAGGCATTTTGTACTCGATACAATCTACTTTGTATTTTACTGCGGTTAAATACATACCAGCATCCTTAGCAGCACTTTTATTATATTTATATCCTATTTTTGTTGCAATTCTTTCATTCTTTGTTAATAAAGAGAAACTATCTAAGAAAATTGTGTTGGCCATTGCCTTATCCATTGTTGGGATCATTTTAGTACTTGGTTCTCCAAAGGGTCATATCAGCTTGATTGGCATTCTTTTTGCAAGCGCTGCCGCGGTTGTGTACTCTATTTATATTGTTATAGGAGATCGAGTGACAAAACAAATCTCACCAATGCTTACCTGTGCATTTATCTCATTATTTTCTGCCGCTTCCCTTTTTATGGGCGGGATATTTACTCATACACTAAGCTTCCACTTTGGGAAAATTGGTTGGGTGATGGCTGTGTGTGTAGCTTTCTTTTGTAGTGTTGTAGCCATGTTTACTTTTTTTGCAGGAATGAACATTATAGGTCCAACGAAAGCATCCATTTTAAGCATGGTCGAGCCAGTGGTAACCTTTATTCTCTCAACTATTCTTTTTCAAGAAAAGATGTCAGTCCTCCAGTTGATAGGAGGCATTGTTGTTTTACTTGGTGCTATTTTAGTTGTTCTAGCTAGAGAAAAAGGTCAACATAACGATAACGTTATTCAATCCCAGATCAGTTAA
- a CDS encoding methyl-accepting chemotaxis protein: MNFFKNFRFAQKISVLTIGFFIFLAIIGIASIRQISNVNSKVMELNDSRLVPIVKLEDLKSDIEYIRSQVNSIMDAKGDDKKKKEIQKDIENRVSSAKNHLSEYKNNPEYTTMIKTINSFFAAKDYFIKSQEQTVGTPATQATPSGPPIGLLKLDKTRKASIDALDTLINKQITNAKKTYDNSKTVYKTTLILIISLIAASAVIILILSIVITRSIVIPVRNVTSKLKEISQSNGDLTQRIGYISKDEIGDLSSSFDLFVEKLWTIIKEVASSAKTISSSSEHLIEATGATVYSLEMISKTVTEIASGSSQGAAFAEQTTANLVEAANFSEATSIATKHTTDNTKKVKEAAEEGAGKISEIVSSITKIASSSKDVSLIINELNDSSNRIGEIIQIITGISAQTNLLALNAAIEAARAGEAGKGFSVVADEIRKLADQSNRAALEISDLVKENQAKSTSAVSSVSLVEEKVMDGVNIASEVGESIHNIIEHIQSIVSEVEQIDRANEKQAQSSKEMEQAITNLALTSNDIAGGTENISTGIEKQLNTMTGIENTTEQLSEMAKKLKELTGGFKI; encoded by the coding sequence ATGAATTTTTTCAAAAATTTTAGATTTGCTCAGAAGATTAGTGTATTAACAATCGGCTTTTTTATTTTTCTTGCGATCATCGGGATTGCATCTATTCGACAAATTTCTAATGTTAATTCAAAAGTAATGGAATTGAATGATTCCAGGCTCGTTCCGATCGTAAAGCTTGAAGACTTAAAATCAGATATCGAATATATTCGTTCACAGGTAAATTCTATTATGGATGCCAAAGGTGATGACAAAAAAAAGAAAGAAATTCAAAAGGACATTGAAAACCGCGTATCTTCTGCAAAGAATCATTTATCGGAATACAAAAACAACCCAGAATATACAACTATGATTAAAACCATCAATTCCTTCTTTGCAGCAAAAGATTATTTTATTAAATCCCAGGAACAAACAGTAGGGACACCTGCTACTCAAGCCACACCAAGCGGACCGCCAATAGGTCTATTAAAATTGGACAAGACACGGAAAGCATCTATTGACGCATTAGATACGCTTATCAATAAACAAATTACCAATGCAAAAAAAACATACGATAACAGCAAAACCGTTTATAAGACTACATTGATTTTAATCATTTCACTCATAGCAGCGAGTGCAGTTATCATATTGATCTTGTCTATCGTAATCACAAGGTCTATTGTCATTCCGGTGAGAAATGTTACTTCCAAGTTAAAAGAAATCTCACAAAGCAACGGTGATTTAACACAAAGGATTGGCTACATAAGTAAGGATGAAATCGGTGATCTAAGCAGTAGCTTTGATCTATTCGTTGAAAAATTATGGACCATCATTAAGGAAGTAGCCAGTTCTGCTAAGACTATTTCCTCTTCAAGTGAGCATTTAATTGAGGCAACCGGAGCTACTGTTTATTCCTTAGAGATGATTTCTAAGACAGTGACGGAAATTGCATCAGGTTCATCTCAAGGTGCAGCTTTTGCAGAACAAACTACTGCAAATCTAGTAGAAGCAGCTAATTTTTCAGAGGCCACTTCAATAGCAACCAAACACACAACAGATAATACAAAAAAGGTTAAGGAAGCTGCAGAGGAAGGAGCTGGAAAAATTTCAGAAATTGTTTCTTCTATAACTAAAATTGCTTCATCCTCAAAGGACGTATCCTTGATAATCAATGAACTAAATGACTCTTCTAATAGGATTGGAGAAATCATCCAAATTATAACTGGAATTTCTGCTCAAACAAATTTATTGGCATTAAACGCGGCTATCGAAGCTGCTCGTGCAGGTGAAGCAGGCAAAGGATTTAGTGTTGTAGCAGATGAAATACGGAAGCTTGCTGACCAAAGCAATCGTGCTGCCTTAGAAATATCTGATCTTGTAAAGGAAAATCAGGCTAAATCCACTTCAGCAGTGAGCTCCGTTTCTTTAGTCGAAGAGAAAGTAATGGATGGTGTTAACATCGCTTCAGAAGTCGGGGAAAGCATACACAACATTATTGAACATATTCAAAGTATTGTAAGTGAGGTTGAACAGATCGATCGTGCCAATGAAAAACAGGCACAATCCTCCAAAGAAATGGAACAAGCTATCACAAATCTTGCTTTGACATCCAATGATATCGCAGGAGGCACCGAAAACATCAGTACAGGCATTGAAAAACAGCTCAACACCATGACTGGGATCGAAAACACAACAGAACAACTTTCGGAAATGGCAAAGAAATTAAAAGAGCTAACAGGTGGATTTAAAATTTAA